The genomic window TGCAGTATCCAAACTTACAGAccaatggatttttttctttactatcaATTCAACATTAAACATTCTGATTTAGGATTCTTAAGGAAGTTGTTGAATTAAAATCTCTTCAATTGTCTCTTCTAAGGAGAGAAGGATATTCCTGGACTGACTGATACTACAGTGCCTCGCCGCCTGGGCCCCAAAAGAGCTAGCAGAATCCGCAAACTTTTCAATCTCTCTAAAGAAGATGATGTCCGCCAGTATGTTGTAAGAAAGCCATTAAATAAAGAAGGTAGGAGGGATTATGCAATTAGGGCTTGcttaattttggtaatttgtctATCATTTTGTGTGCATATCAGAAGATAAATATGTGCCTTTGGAAGGCCTTAGCACTATTCACTTGGAgtttttacagaaaatatttgggGGTGGCCAGCATACCCAGTTGGTATTAATCCTTGCTTATTCCAGTGCCTTGTAGAGTGCAGTAATTTCATTGAAAATCTGCCTGTGAATCTTTGATGTATACATTATCCAAAAATAACCTGACTTTAAGGTCATTGCTATCTGGTTTAGGAGTCACATGATTGAGAATTCTGGGACTATTATCTCATCACCACACACTTTGCAATTTTATATcagatgttttaaattattattaatattttctaagagatgaggtcacactatgttgcccaggctggtcttgaacccttgagctcaagtgatcctccaccttggcctcccaaagtgctgggattatgggcgtgagccaccacacccagcccgaaATTATTTTTTGGCATACAAAAGAAGTTGCTTTAAACTTCTGTTTCATCTGTAGGATGTGGATAACAATAGTTAAGAGTTGTGAGAATTAGAAGTTAGAGACTTTAATCAGAATACTAGGGAGCAGGTGTTAGGGATTTTGGAGCTTTACCTTTTAAGAACTTGTGTCCATATAGTAGACAACATACTCATCAGTGAGGACCTCAAATAACAATATTTCTGTGGTGAAATTTGGGGATATTTATGTTAAATAAACAGCATGTCACTCAAGGTTGGGTTTTCCTGacaaaatttgaaagaatttCTCTGGATTTTGGTTTTCAGGACTGGTGTGACTTAATGTACATGGCATATATAGTACACGTCTGTTAAGTCAGTAATTACAATTATTTGAGCACAGGTACTGTTTGAGGTGCTGAGAATTCAGTATAGACAAATTCCTACCCTCATGAAGCTGatgttgcttaaaaaaaaaaaaaaagcaattgacaAATAGGTGGCAGTTGCCCATAATCATAGCCCTGAAAATAATCCGTATAATACAAGCGTGGTCTGGTTGATGGGTATTTTCAGATGGTTCTTGTGTCTATAGTAGGAGGCTTAACATTTTAGCAGAACCTGAACATCTGAGCATTTAGCCTAAGGCAGTTAACTCACACAAAGTGTCCATGAAACAAATACATCTGAAAAGGCCTCTGCTCCAATGCAGATCTATAATCCGTGAGCAGTTTTGGAGTACAGATCAGATTAATGGAGATACTTTAACAACATGCCACATAATCTGATGTTAATAGTTATGTTACCCCTGTGAATTGGCAGGAATCGTCAAGGGAAATAGAGATGCAAGCTTACATGAAACTTAAAAGTATGGCAGGATGATTATGTAGATAATGTGTTAAGTGGTTTTCACAGACAAATTATGCACAGTTATAAACATAATGCCACTGTATTTTAGTAAAACTGGAAGGTAGTAAAAGCCTGGTTATTTTTCAGGACTTGGTTTcccttatatttttataattaactcATCTTCTAGATCTCTGTGGAGGGGCAAAAAGCATTTTAGAATAGTTCTGATTTGATTTTAAAGGCCTCATTATAGGTTTTCATAGATGCTGTTAATGAAGCTTACGTTTATTTCTGATGTTTTTAAAGTAGATGTGGATTCTAACAAAACAAGTATTGAAATGATTGAGTCCTTTGAATTTTTAGGTAAGAAACCTAGGACCAAAGCACCCAAGATTCAGCGTCTTGTTACTCCACGTGTCCTGCAGCACAAACGGCGGCGTATTGCTCTGAAGAAGCAGCGtactaagaaaaataaggaagaggCTGCAGAATATGCTAAACTTTTGGCCAAGAGAATGAAGGTTAGTCTAAGATGATTTGAGGGGGTGGGAGGAGTTCGACCTGGCTTTGGATTTGCGTCTTTACCCCAGAAAGGCCTTAACTgtatgctgttttgttttgtttaggagGCTAAGGAGAAGCGCCAGGAACAAATTGCGAAGAGACGCAGACTTTCCTCTCTGCGAGCTTCTACTTCTAAGTCTGAATCCAGTCAGAAATAAGATTTTttgagtaataaataaataagaccagACTCGGATCTCTGTTGACTTTTCTTTGCTGATAGAAAACTACATAAATGAAGAGAGGGAAAGTTAGGTCATAGAAAATGGGGATATGTATATACAGTAATCCAATGGTGGATAAAATCAGACCTATTGTGTGGTAGTGGAAGACAAGGTCAGTGTACATGGGTTCCTTTTGGGGGATGGGTGGCACAGGAAGGGATTCTAAGCATCAGACATCTGCCTCTTCAGAATGGCATGGAACTTAGGGGAAATGATGAGGACTATTAATCttttttatatagtttatttttgaggAATATAGCTCTTTAAAGCACTATGCACAATTTAATACATGAAAATTGACCTTGTGAAGATGAACATGTTAGGCTGTTTCACACACTGAAAAGGAAATGACTAAAAACATTCTTGGAAAAATGCACAAAGTGTGTACTTTCCTCTAACAGTTTCTATGCTAACTAGCCTACTGTGACAATATCAGGATCTTTAGAAGGCACATTAGGCTTTAAGGTTGGAGTAATGCAAGCTCTTTGTTGGCACTACTGTAATAGCTTTACAAAGCAGAGTTCTAAATGTTAAATATACATGTGAATCACCGAGGGGTCTGGTTAAGGCACAGATAGTGATAGAGGAGTGGGGACCCACATTTTTACATTACTAAAAAGCTCCCAGGTGTGAGGCCAGTAGTGCCAGTCCCTCGATGCCTACTAAGATTCTTAACTGTATTCCTCTTACTACATGGTGTTAAAAAGCTACATAACATGAAAAGAATCTTAGCTGGCAATTAATAATAGTATGCAGAACTTAAAAGGCAAAGGGGATGGCCAggtggggaggccaaggcaggtggatcacctgaggtcaggagttcaagaccagcctggccaacatggcgaaaccccatctctactaaaaataacaaaaattagcacatgcctgtagtcccagctactcgggaggctgaggcaggagaatcgcttgaaccagggaggttgtttcagtgagccaagattacactgttgtactccagcctgggtgacagagcaagactccatct from Pongo abelii isolate AG06213 chromosome 13, NHGRI_mPonAbe1-v2.0_pri, whole genome shotgun sequence includes these protein-coding regions:
- the RPS6 gene encoding small ribosomal subunit protein eS6; its protein translation is MKLNISFPATGCQKLIEVDDERKLRTFYEKRMATEVAADALGEEWKGYVVRISGGNDKQGFPMKQGVLTHGRVRLLLSKGHSCYRPRRTGERKRKSVRGCIVDANLSVLNLVIVKKGEKDIPGLTDTTVPRRLGPKRASRIRKLFNLSKEDDVRQYVVRKPLNKEGKKPRTKAPKIQRLVTPRVLQHKRRRIALKKQRTKKNKEEAAEYAKLLAKRMKEAKEKRQEQIAKRRRLSSLRASTSKSESSQK